The nucleotide window GCCGTTTTATCATAATGGGTAGCCCGCTTCTGTAATGGTTGTCCACGTCCAACAGAAACGGTTGCTGTTGTATTCAAATCACGAACATTAGCACCTGATAAAATGGCTTCATTTCGATAGGTCATTCTGTCCTTATCCGTTATATCCGTTGAAAACACAACTCGATAAGCAGAGTTAATATTTCCAAAGCGAATTTGAAAATCCTGTCCATTCAGCTTTTGAATTTCATATTCACTCGGATCAACCACATTTCCTATTACGATGCTATTGTCAAGTTGGATATCTAAATGGTACACCTTAAGTGAGTCTTCTTGAAATTGAAGTCCATTTTGAATAGGGTCTAATAGAATAGCATCGTTTATGAATTCTAGTTGCTTATTAAAATCGATCGTCCACTCAATTTCTTCCCCATTATATTCTTTATTCGGCATCCCCTTTTTTTCAATCGAATTTCCGGTTGTAGGTTGGAACACGACAGGTACAGTGAACGATACTCCTTCAATAACAGGGAAAACAATTTCTCGTGTAACACTGCCTATCGTTTCTTCCTTAAATTCTGTCCAGACTTTGACATTGCCACGAATATTTGAACGCTGTTCAATGACGTGATTAAACGTGAAAACGACTTCTCTATCCGTACCAATTGAAAAATCCCCTACAGACGTCCCATCATTTAACAATAATTCCCCCTCTATTTTATTGTAAATAGTAAAAATGTCAGGGAGTAAAAACGTAAAGGTATCTCCATCTTTATTTCCGTGCCCATTGGGCAGCTCCCAAGTATACTCGATCTCAACTGGATCACCTAAACTAGGACGGTTTTCAGGATTCAGTTCAGAGTGTATGATGTTTCCAGACTCATCCTTCATCATGACACTTGTTAAAATACTTTCTTTAATTTCTGAAGGGACTTCAACTGTTTTATTTATTTCTTTCATTTTGGTAGATTTATCAATATTGATAACAGTAGAGGGCTCTTCATTCTTTTCAACTTCAACACTTACTTGTTTTTCAGTCTTTTTTGTTTCTGATTCCCATTGAATTGGAACGTTAATGACCTTTTCACTCTCATAAAGAGAAAAAGAAATCGGTAACTCCGTATAGCTTGCGAGTAATTCTTTATTAAGACTTGTTTGAAGCTTGAACGTTCCGTGTAAATCTAACTCTTTTTCTACTATGTTATCAACTTTGATGGATATTTCACCATTAAGTCCAACATCAACATTCCCTACTTCAATTCCTGCTGATATTAACTTACTATGTTGTACCTCTGATACAATCAATTCATCAGGAAGTTTGTATGAATATGTACCTTCTTTACTACGACTATCCGTATTTCTGACCTTCCATTCAAGGCTTACCATTACGGTTGAATCTTCGGAAACTATATTATCAGGATTAAGTTCACCATCCAAGACATTCCCGTCTCCATCCGTTAATACTACATCCATAATTATAGTTTCACTCGAATTTCCTTGTGCTTTTACCGCCCTAATTGGTAAGCCTGCACTAGTGAAAATCGTTTGAATCAACATCATGATCGTCATCGCGACTAAACTCAATTTTTTCATCTAACATTATCCTCCTAAACAAATCACTTCAATCGTTGTTCAAATTTCTTCATAAGACTTATAAAAGAGCAAAACCTCCATTCAACTAGTTTAAAACAGGAATATTTTATCATTAATCCTTCGGATATAATAGTCTTTTTTACCTATTAATATAAAACTATAGTCCTATTAATTTCCATTACTACCAAATCTATTGGAGAAACCGATAGCAAACATGAAGAAAAAAATGAAACGAAAGATTGAATGATTCAAAACCCCTTCTACCTTCTGTCTGTTTTCTCATTTCCTCATTTTGAAGTAGGATTTCTCTAAGGAGGAATTCGTGATACACTATGAAGAGATGAAAGGCAAGGAGATTCTTACTTATGAAAAATCGTATTATTATTATTAGTGTCGTTATTTTAAGCTTAGCCGTTCCAATCGGATCACTCTATTTTTTTAACTACTATATGGACCAACAAGAGAAGGAATCAAGGTTTTATGTAGAGGGGACTATTGTAAAAAAAGAAGTTGATGAAGATGTTCAATTTACGATTATGAAAAGCTTATTAGTTAATGGGCTTCCTGAGGAAATCGATAAGTTTATTGATGAAGAAACGATTAAGGGCAATATCGTCCATGTAAAGGCTAATCCTGAGTTTGAGGATATTACTGTTGGGGAAAAGGTTCGTGTCTATTTTGTTGAAGATGAGTTAGCAGAGTCAGGTGAAAAACCTCCTTTTGGAGAGGCAGAAGATATTGAACGCTTCAAATGACCTTTTTCCCAAATAAATTACTAGGGTGAACCTGAAGACCTTTCTTACTTAAAGGGAAATTATTGTTTTTGATAAAGGATACATTAATATTAAGAATGAACAATCAAGGCCTGCATATATAAACACTAGAAAATATCATCCGTTTCGACGACCTTAAAAGGGGCTGGGACAGAAGTATTCCAGCCAAAGGAAAAACCGAACTATAATGAAAAACTCTAATATAGAGTTCCATTATAGTTCGGTTTTTGTAATTATAACTCTTGTTATATAAGAAATTATTCGGCATAGAGAATGGTACATTTAGTTTTGTCCCAGCCTCTTTCTTTATTCATTTAACGTATCCGTATCGAAAACTACCTAAATAGCTTCTGTTAATCATTGAAGCTCTCTCATCTTTTACATGACTCGTTTGAACATTTTTTCCATTTCATATGATGAATAATGTACAATAATCGGACGTCCATGTGGGCAGGTAAATGGGTCGGATGTACCTCTTAGTGTGTCAAGTAATGCCTGTATTTCGTCATTTCTTAGGTGATGGTTAGCTTTTATTGACGCTTTACAGCTCATCATGATGGCAGCTTCTTCTCGTAATTTCTTTAAATCTACGGTTTTCATTGATAAAAGTTGCTGAATCATGTCCTCAATCAGCTGTTTTTCTTCACCTTTAGGGAGCCACTGAGGATGTGACTGAACGATAAAGGAATTCATTCCAAATGATTCTAAGAATACACCTACATGTCTTAATTCATCTATATGCTCTTGGATTTTAATGCTTTCATCTGAAGAATATTCAAACGTTAACGGCACGAGTAACTCTTGAAGTTCCTTCGCTACTTCCCCTACTTTCTCACGATAGAACTCATATTTAATTCGTTCTTGTGCTGCATGCTGGTCAATGATGTACAATCCATTCTCATTTTGAGCCAGAATATACGTCCCGTGCATTTGTCCGATCGGATATAGTGGCGGGACACGTGAAGATGTCTCTTCCCTTTCAACAGGTGCTTCGATGACTTTCTCCTCATCCCTAATACGATCAAAGATTGGTTCAACTTCAGGAATATCTTCTGTGTACGTCGTATTCGGGGCTGATTCTCTTAAAGGTTCGTATAATTTTTTCATTTCTTCTTTCGGCAACAACGGTTCTTTTTGATAAGTTGCCGTATAGTTCTGCTTCGGTTTCGTTGATTCCACATGATCTAACTCAAATACCGCTTGTTCACTTTTCGGTTTTTCAACTTTAGGTGTATAGCCAGAAGGAATTAACGCTTTCGATTTAAAGGCTCCTTTTATGGCATTCGTAACGAGTTCATTTAATTCATTCTCTTTACTCAACCGCACTTCCATTTTAGATGGGTGCACGTTTACATCCACAAGCAAGGGGTCCATTTGAATCGATAAAAGGGCGATTGGAAAACGTCCAATTGGTAAGAGCGTATGATATCCTTCACTGATGGCTTTTGCCAATGAAAAGTTTTTAATAAAGCGCCCATTAATCATCGTTGATAAATAATTGCGGGAAGCTCTCGTCACCTCAGGTAATGAAGCAAATCCTTTCACGTGAAAATCAAGTGAAGTAGCTTCAATCGGCACCATATTTTTAGCGATATTCGTTCCATATATCGCTGCTAACACTTGACGAACATCACCATTTCCTGCTGTTTGTAAAAGGGTTCGCTCATTATGACGTAAATGAATCGCCACCTCTGGATGAGATAAAGCCAATCGATTGACGACATCTGAAATATTACCAAGCTCTGTGTGAATTGTCTTCATATATTTTAACCTGGCAGGTGTATTGAAAAACAAACCGGAAACCGTAATATCTGTCCCTTTTCGACTCGCGCTTTTCTCATGGGTTTTAATTACCCCACCCTCTAGCTTAATCGTCGTTCCAGGGCCCTCTCCGGTTGAAGTAGATAACTCCAACATACTTACTGACGCAATACTCGGTAAGGCCTCGCCGCGGAAACCTAGTGTGCGAATCCGGAATAAATCCGTTTCATCCTTAATTTTACTTGTAGCATGGCGCTGAAATGCCGTAAGAACATCATCTTCTTCTATTCCATCACCGTTGTCCACAATTCGTATGACGTTCAGCCCTGCTTCTTCAACGAAAATCTCTATTTTCGTTGAATTTGCATCGATACTGTTTTCGACAAGCTCCTTTACGACAGAAGCGGGTCGCTCTACGACTTCTCCTGCCGCAATCTTATTCGATAGTACATCATCAAGTTGAACTATTTTTCCCATCGGCTCCACCTCCCGTTATGCTTTTTTTAGTTTCTTTTGGATTCGATAAAGGGTATTCATTGCTTCAAGCGGCGTCATTTCCAAAATATCCAGTTTTTTAATCTCTGCCAAAACGATTTCATCTTGTTTCGCCACTTTCTTTTGCTCCTGCCTCGGCTCTTCTGTGAAGAAGGATAACTGTGAAAGAGGCTCTTCTTCCTTTAGCACTTTTGGCTGTGTTGGTAAAGGAGCGGGTTCCCCTTTTTCCTCTAACTGCTCTAGCAGCTCCTTCGCACGTTGGATTAAAGTAGGAGGTAATTCTGCTAATTCGGCTACATGGATACCGTAGCTTTTGTCTGCTGCTCCTTCTTTAATTTTATGAAGGAAGACCAGTTTTCCATTATGCTCCATTGCACTAACATGGATATTACGGAGCTGCTGTAACTCATCTTCTAATACAGTAAGTTCATGGTAATGTGTCGAAAACAGCGTTTTACTCCCAATATTCTCATGTATATGTTCAATAATAGCTTGAGCTAAGGCCATTCCATCATACGTAGATGTCCCCCGACCGATTTCATCAAATAAGATAAGGGAATCTTCGGTAGCATGACTAATTGCATTTTTTGCTTCAAGCATCTCGACCATAAACGTACTTTGACCTGAGATAAGGTCATCCGCTGCCCCAATACGAGTAAAAACTTGATCAAAAATTGGTAAACTCGCTTTTGTTGCCGGTACATAACAGCCGATTTGCGCTAGTATAGCGGTTAACGCAACTTGCCTCATATACGTACTTTTCCCAGACATATTCGGTCCAGTGATGAGGAGAAGCTCCCGTTCTTTATCCATAAAGCAATCATTAGGTACATATTCTTGAGCGTTCATAACTTTTTCAACGACAGGGTGGCGACCTTCCTCAATCCTAATTCTTCGCTCATTATTAAATGTAGGCTTGACGAATTGACGTTTCTCACTAACCGTTGCAAAGCACTGAAGCACGTCAATCTCACTTACAATTTTCGCTAGACTTTGCAAACGGGGAATATATTCTTTTACGGTTTCACGTATTGATGTAAACAGCTCATATTCAAGTTCCACACTTTTTTCTTCTGCTTGGAGAATTAACGCTTCCTTTTCTTTTAGCTCTGGCGTAATATACCGCTCTGCGTTCGTAAGTGTTTGTTTCCGTTCATACCTGCCCTCTTCTAGAAGATGAATATTGGCTTTTGTTACCTCAATATAATAGCCAAATACGCGATTATAGCCAATTTTTAGCGACTTAATCCCTGTGCGCTCTCGTTCACTTGCTTGTAACTCTGCAATCCACGTTTTACCATTTGAACTAGCATCACGGTATTGATCTAGTTCAGCATGATAGCCATCACGGATAATATTCCCCTCTTTAATAGAAAGAGGAGGTTGATCCACAATGGCTTGTTCAAGCAGATCCGTTAATTCTTCACAAGGGTCAAGCTTTTCAGCCAATTGATTTGTTTCACTCTCTCCCAATTGTTGGAGTAGGTGAGCGATACCCGGCGTTTGTTGCAATGATTTTTTTAGTTGTACTAGATCACGCGCATTGACGTTCCCGAATGCGACCCGACCTGCTAAACGTTCTAAATCATATACCTCGGTTAATAACTCACGTAATTCCTCTCGTTCAAAGAAACGTTGCAAGAAAACGTCGACGGCGTTCAAACGAGTTTCAATTTTCGCTTTTGAAATGAGCGGTCGATCAATCCATTGCTTTAATAATCTCCCTCCCATAGACGTCATCGTTTCGTCCAACAGCCATAAGAGAGAGCCCTTTTTCCCTTTCGAACGAATGGTTTCGGTTAACTCTAAATTTCTTTTCGAATAGTAATCCATTTTCATATAATTTGAAACGGCATACAATTCTACAGGCTGTAAATGATCTAAGCTTCGCTTTTGTGTTCGATATAAGTAATTTAATAAACGAGCAGCGGTTATTCTTAGCTTCTGTTGCGAAAGTTGACGGAAGAAGCTCTCATCACTTTCTTTAACGACTGTATCTTGTTCGAACGATAGAGTAATGGAAAGTCTTTCTTTCAGCTTTTGCTGAAGTTCTCCAGGGAGAGCTTCATCACAAACGACTTCCTTTGCCCCTATTGTATTTAATTCATTTAACAGCTCATCGGTCGATGATGTGAGCATTGTTACACGACTCTCACCTGTTGATAAATCTGTATAGATTAATCCGTACGTTCCATCCTCAAAAGTAGAAATCGACGAGATATAATTATTTTCTTTTTCGGACAAACCCTTTCCTTCCATTACCGTTCCTGGTGTAATAAGCTGAACGACTTCACGCCTCACTACCCCTTTGGCCTGCTTTGGATCTTCCGTTTGCTCGCAAATCGCTACTTTATATCCTTTTTCTATTAGTTGTTCAATATAATTAGGGGCGGCATGATAGGGTACCCCACACATCGGAATACGTTCCTTAGTGCCGCCATCTCGACTTGTTAATGTAATTTCTAGTTCTTGAGATGCACGGACGGCATCATCAAAAAACATCTCATAAAAATCTCCTAAACGGAAAAACAAAAAGGCATCTTGATACTCTGCCTTTACCTGCAAATATTGTTGAATCATAGGCGTGTATTTAGCCATTACTCTTCAAACCCTTCCGTACAATCTCTCTTCTTCAAATTATTATTATAGCATATTCTCAATTTTTTATGGCGAACAGCACGGTCAAAGTTTGGGCAATCTAAAGAAGATATTATCCATTAATGGTTGCTACAACCAAAATATATCATTATACTATTCATAAAATTGGAAGGTGATTTGATGGATAAACATTTATTTCTTTTTGGAGGTGCTCCGCCATTTACTTTCGAGATGGCCAAGCAATTTACTAACTTAGCAGCTAGACACCAGACTCCCGTTTCCATTTTATTTGTTGAGCGAGATGGCTGGGAAAACTATATGCCAAAATATATAAGCATCCTAAATGAGTTAGGTATTCAAGAATTCACTTTATTGCCTCTTCCTTCTACTCCAGTCGACAAGGTCATGACATCAATCAAGAATAGTGCTGGCATTGTTATAGGAGGCGGTGATACGAACCTGTATGCTGATTACATTGTGGATACTCCAATCGGGAAGGAAATTAAAGAGCGGTATGAGCTAGGTATTCCAGTGGCTGGTTTTTCAGCTGGAGCGCTAATAAGCCCCGAACTATGTCTTATCTCTCCTCATGATAATGTTGAACAAAAAACTCAATCTCGAAAAGGTTTAGGCTTAATTTCTCAAATATTGCTTGCCGTTCACTTCTCTCAATGGAACGACGAAGATCATTTAAGGAAAGCCTTAGAGAACTTTAGCAGCCAGCTACATTTCGGAATAGACGAAGAAACTTGTGTTTATCTTAAAAATGGAAAGCTTGAAGCAATGGAAGGGGAAGGCGTCTATTGCATAAAAAATAAGAAATTAGTAAAAATCCATTAGTAAAATGGCTGACAATCACTCTATTACAATATACAAACGGATTTTTTGACAGTCATTGTAACAAAAGGGACTGCTTTTACGTAAAACAAGCCTCCTCTTGCAAGGTAAAGGGTTCCGTTCTGAGGTGCATTGTAAAAAATGTCTGCTTAAATAGCTGTTAAATCAGCTTTGAAAATGACTAGATAAACTTTATAAACTCGTTAGTGCATGACAAGTTTTCTTGTTAGAAGAAAAATGAAAATGTGGTTATATGGAGTCTAACAAACGGGACAGGTTGTTAGGTAAAGAAATGGGAAATGAACACTAAAAATTAGAATAAGCCATAATAAAAAGGGGCGTTAATATGTACCAATATTTCAACGGCTTAGTAATAAGAGAAGGTACCGAGGGAGTTCCTGCTGAATATGTTGAAGCCTTGTTTGAAGACGCTGGATGGGCAAGGAATACACCATCTTGGCAGAAAGAGAAGTTTTCGTTAATATTCAAGAACTCAACTTGGGCATTTACTGTTTGGGATAATAACAAAATGATTGGGATGGTAAGGGTTATCTCAGATCAAATTATGGCTGCTAACCTAATGGATTTAGTAGTTTTATCAGAGTATCGAGGAGAAGGTATCGGTAAAAAACTCGTAGAGCTTTGTGTTCAAAAGCTTCCCCACGGTGATTGGTTTGCACACACATCAGCTAACAATTTCAGCTTCTATGAGAAATGTGGCTTTGAAGTAAAAGACCTTACCCAAAATGGTACATGTGCGTATTACGGGTATATAAAAGCACGTAAAGATGGACATAGATAAAGGGTTATCGGTATAGCTAAGAATACATTAATATAATAAGGGTATAATATTGGGCCTTTTTTTGGTCCTTTTTAACATACTAAAATTTTTATTTATCAAAAACAAACCTACTATATACAATAAAAAAGACAAACCTTTACTATGATTATGGTCTGTCTTTTACTATTCTATTTGTATTTTCGCTTCTCAAGGTGAACTAGGGGCACGAACATACTGCTTTTTTAACATTAACGAGTGCTAGCTGCCATCGTTGATGCTTTTCTAATAAGAAGCCAATTTTGAAAAAAGACGATGCTTGTTAAGACGAATAAAAAGCCAAATTGAATGCTTAATTGGCCATTATTTACTAAAAGCATTCTCTCTATCAGAGCCTCCCTAGAAGTTGGTAAGACGAAAAGAAAAACAAGGACAGCAACTGTACTAAAGCCCCCAACTAATCCATAACGATAGATAATTGTCCCAAACAAAATGCCAAAACCTAGAAAAACGAAATTTAAAAAGGCAAGCAACCAAAGTTCATTAAACCACGTATTGGAAAGGCTAAAAAATTGTAGCAGTGAATAATGGGTGATTCCCTCAATGCTTCCTAGCTTAAGCAACCAATCATATCCGTAGCTAATGATCAAATGGACAAGAGACATTCCAACTGAAAGAAGGAGTGTAAACAATGCAGAACCAAGCATATATT belongs to Bacillus spongiae and includes:
- the mutL gene encoding DNA mismatch repair endonuclease MutL; its protein translation is MGKIVQLDDVLSNKIAAGEVVERPASVVKELVENSIDANSTKIEIFVEEAGLNVIRIVDNGDGIEEDDVLTAFQRHATSKIKDETDLFRIRTLGFRGEALPSIASVSMLELSTSTGEGPGTTIKLEGGVIKTHEKSASRKGTDITVSGLFFNTPARLKYMKTIHTELGNISDVVNRLALSHPEVAIHLRHNERTLLQTAGNGDVRQVLAAIYGTNIAKNMVPIEATSLDFHVKGFASLPEVTRASRNYLSTMINGRFIKNFSLAKAISEGYHTLLPIGRFPIALLSIQMDPLLVDVNVHPSKMEVRLSKENELNELVTNAIKGAFKSKALIPSGYTPKVEKPKSEQAVFELDHVESTKPKQNYTATYQKEPLLPKEEMKKLYEPLRESAPNTTYTEDIPEVEPIFDRIRDEEKVIEAPVEREETSSRVPPLYPIGQMHGTYILAQNENGLYIIDQHAAQERIKYEFYREKVGEVAKELQELLVPLTFEYSSDESIKIQEHIDELRHVGVFLESFGMNSFIVQSHPQWLPKGEEKQLIEDMIQQLLSMKTVDLKKLREEAAIMMSCKASIKANHHLRNDEIQALLDTLRGTSDPFTCPHGRPIIVHYSSYEMEKMFKRVM
- a CDS encoding Type 1 glutamine amidotransferase-like domain-containing protein, with product MDKHLFLFGGAPPFTFEMAKQFTNLAARHQTPVSILFVERDGWENYMPKYISILNELGIQEFTLLPLPSTPVDKVMTSIKNSAGIVIGGGDTNLYADYIVDTPIGKEIKERYELGIPVAGFSAGALISPELCLISPHDNVEQKTQSRKGLGLISQILLAVHFSQWNDEDHLRKALENFSSQLHFGIDEETCVYLKNGKLEAMEGEGVYCIKNKKLVKIH
- the mutS gene encoding DNA mismatch repair protein MutS yields the protein MAKYTPMIQQYLQVKAEYQDAFLFFRLGDFYEMFFDDAVRASQELEITLTSRDGGTKERIPMCGVPYHAAPNYIEQLIEKGYKVAICEQTEDPKQAKGVVRREVVQLITPGTVMEGKGLSEKENNYISSISTFEDGTYGLIYTDLSTGESRVTMLTSSTDELLNELNTIGAKEVVCDEALPGELQQKLKERLSITLSFEQDTVVKESDESFFRQLSQQKLRITAARLLNYLYRTQKRSLDHLQPVELYAVSNYMKMDYYSKRNLELTETIRSKGKKGSLLWLLDETMTSMGGRLLKQWIDRPLISKAKIETRLNAVDVFLQRFFEREELRELLTEVYDLERLAGRVAFGNVNARDLVQLKKSLQQTPGIAHLLQQLGESETNQLAEKLDPCEELTDLLEQAIVDQPPLSIKEGNIIRDGYHAELDQYRDASSNGKTWIAELQASERERTGIKSLKIGYNRVFGYYIEVTKANIHLLEEGRYERKQTLTNAERYITPELKEKEALILQAEEKSVELEYELFTSIRETVKEYIPRLQSLAKIVSEIDVLQCFATVSEKRQFVKPTFNNERRIRIEEGRHPVVEKVMNAQEYVPNDCFMDKERELLLITGPNMSGKSTYMRQVALTAILAQIGCYVPATKASLPIFDQVFTRIGAADDLISGQSTFMVEMLEAKNAISHATEDSLILFDEIGRGTSTYDGMALAQAIIEHIHENIGSKTLFSTHYHELTVLEDELQQLRNIHVSAMEHNGKLVFLHKIKEGAADKSYGIHVAELAELPPTLIQRAKELLEQLEEKGEPAPLPTQPKVLKEEEPLSQLSFFTEEPRQEQKKVAKQDEIVLAEIKKLDILEMTPLEAMNTLYRIQKKLKKA
- a CDS encoding GNAT family N-acetyltransferase, producing the protein MYQYFNGLVIREGTEGVPAEYVEALFEDAGWARNTPSWQKEKFSLIFKNSTWAFTVWDNNKMIGMVRVISDQIMAANLMDLVVLSEYRGEGIGKKLVELCVQKLPHGDWFAHTSANNFSFYEKCGFEVKDLTQNGTCAYYGYIKARKDGHR